A portion of the Parasedimentitalea marina genome contains these proteins:
- a CDS encoding GNAT family N-acetyltransferase produces MWAKPVTLKGNIATLAPLDQSHAADLAEASADGALHQLWYTTVPSPNDVPAEITRRLTLCDQGTMIPFAILDASGRAVGMTTYMNIDHSNRRLEIGSTWYRKSVQRTGLNTECKWLMLHHAFETLNAIAVEFRTHVINVQSRRAIERLGAKQDGILRAHMILSNGTLRDTAVYSITATDWPTTKAHLNFQRQRHRADSK; encoded by the coding sequence ATGTGGGCAAAACCTGTTACACTTAAAGGCAATATCGCGACGCTTGCCCCTCTTGACCAAAGCCACGCCGCCGACTTGGCCGAGGCCAGTGCCGATGGTGCGCTGCACCAGTTGTGGTACACCACGGTTCCATCGCCAAACGATGTGCCTGCCGAGATCACCCGCCGTCTGACCCTTTGCGATCAAGGCACCATGATCCCCTTTGCAATTCTTGATGCAAGCGGTCGCGCCGTGGGCATGACCACCTATATGAACATCGACCACAGCAACCGCCGACTGGAAATCGGGTCGACCTGGTACCGGAAATCTGTGCAACGCACGGGGCTGAACACCGAGTGCAAATGGCTGATGCTGCATCACGCCTTTGAGACCCTGAATGCCATCGCAGTCGAATTCCGGACCCATGTGATCAATGTGCAAAGCCGGCGCGCCATTGAACGGCTGGGCGCCAAACAGGACGGCATCCTGCGTGCCCACATGATCCTGAGCAATGGCACCCTTCGCGACACTGCCGTCTATTCCATCACGGCCACCGACTGGCCCACCACCAAGGCCCACCTCAACTTCCAGCGACAGCGCCACCGGGCTGACTCAAAGTGA
- a CDS encoding permease produces the protein MSDLSQNPSGPGDALKWLKTPWTLVVVLLLAVAVLDPANFTSVGEFAVLALLSTGRYILFAVLLLAYLKATGAEVMVAKAFEGRETRMIFMAALFGGLAPFCSCEVIPFIAGLLALGAPLSAVMAFWLSSPLIDPPTLLITAGALGWPFAIGKAIIAVALGLFGGFTVRALMRGGLFTSPLRVAPTTGCGCGAPKLETKPVWKFWQHQPRRDHFKAEFISNGIFLLKWLALAYVLEALLVHYVPADLIATLVGGEGVLPIAIAALVGMPAYLNSYVAPPLLAGLIDQGMSNGAAMSFMVAGAVSSIPAMLAVWSLVKPQVFATYLGLGVSGAIVSGIVFQMV, from the coding sequence ATGTCTGATCTCAGCCAAAACCCAAGTGGCCCCGGCGATGCGTTGAAGTGGTTGAAAACGCCATGGACGCTGGTTGTGGTCCTGTTGCTCGCTGTGGCCGTTCTGGACCCGGCTAACTTTACCTCGGTGGGTGAGTTTGCCGTGCTGGCACTGCTGAGCACCGGGCGATACATTCTGTTTGCCGTGCTGCTACTGGCTTATCTCAAGGCCACCGGTGCCGAGGTCATGGTCGCCAAGGCCTTTGAAGGTCGCGAGACCCGAATGATATTCATGGCAGCCTTGTTTGGGGGGCTGGCCCCATTTTGCTCGTGCGAAGTGATTCCCTTTATCGCCGGGTTGCTGGCGCTGGGCGCACCTTTGTCGGCTGTGATGGCGTTCTGGTTGTCCTCACCTCTGATTGATCCGCCAACATTGCTGATCACGGCTGGGGCGCTGGGATGGCCGTTTGCCATTGGCAAGGCAATTATCGCCGTCGCTCTGGGTCTGTTTGGTGGTTTCACGGTCAGGGCCTTGATGCGAGGTGGGTTGTTTACCTCGCCGCTGCGCGTTGCGCCGACGACCGGCTGTGGCTGTGGAGCCCCAAAACTGGAAACAAAGCCGGTGTGGAAATTCTGGCAGCATCAACCTCGTCGTGATCATTTCAAAGCCGAGTTCATTTCAAATGGCATCTTCCTGCTGAAGTGGTTGGCGCTGGCCTATGTGCTGGAGGCGCTGCTGGTTCATTATGTCCCGGCTGATTTGATTGCCACCTTGGTCGGCGGTGAAGGAGTGTTGCCAATTGCGATCGCCGCATTGGTCGGAATGCCCGCATACCTGAACTCTTATGTGGCGCCGCCACTGCTGGCAGGGCTGATTGACCAAGGCATGAGCAACGGGGCAGCGATGTCGTTCATGGTGGCAGGCGCGGTCAGCTCGATCCCGGCAATGCTGGCGGTTTGGTCACTGGTCAAGCCGCAGGTCTTTGCCACCTATCTTGGGCTGGGAGTCAGCGGGGCGATTGTGTCAGGGATTGTGTTTCAGATGGTCTGA
- a CDS encoding ArsR/SmtB family transcription factor translates to MLWEQAAQGFAAMGSEARLQVLRCLIRAGQDGLMVNEIQDRTGIAPSTLAHHLKFLTGAGVVEQEKVGRSTINRASFEQLEALAQFVLSECCEDAHSKKAANDV, encoded by the coding sequence ATGTTATGGGAACAAGCGGCACAGGGGTTTGCTGCGATGGGGTCCGAGGCGCGGCTACAAGTGCTGCGCTGTCTGATCCGGGCGGGTCAGGATGGGCTGATGGTCAATGAAATTCAGGATCGTACCGGCATCGCGCCTTCGACATTGGCGCATCATCTCAAGTTCTTGACCGGTGCCGGCGTGGTCGAGCAGGAGAAGGTCGGACGTTCGACCATCAACCGGGCCAGTTTTGAACAGCTAGAGGCCCTGGCGCAGTTTGTTCTCAGCGAATGCTGTGAAGATGCCCATAGCAAGAAGGCGGCAAACGATGTCTGA
- a CDS encoding PLP-dependent aminotransferase family protein has product MAISVDTFFLSPKAHGTLQAQIQQMIAEGILSGRFHVGEKLPSSRKLAMHLGISRITVTLAYTELLANDYLTSRGRSGYYVSENAPVPPSYTPPEKSDETVDWSKAMARQFTGGDTPRKPQDWRDYKYPFIYGQADPSLFDHANWRLCALRALGQKDFAALTTDYFDQDDPLLIEYIARHTLPRRGITARPEEILITLGAQNALWLVSQILLSQQRKAAIEDPCYYTLRDQLVHSRCQIDAIAVDRDGLPPEHITDDTDVIFTTPSHQSPTTATMPMERRRALLDRARDIDAVIVEDDYEFEMSFLSAPSPALKSLDRDGRVVYVGSFSKSLFPGLRLGYLVGSEPFIRQARALRANVLRHPPGHIQRTVAYFLSLGHYDAQIRRTAKKLHQRRTVMEEAITEHGLTIAGRGVYGGSSIWMQADPSVDMATVARSLMPQSVLVEPGAPFFAEKNRQHNYYRLGYSSIAQNRIEPGLALLAKALLPT; this is encoded by the coding sequence ATGGCAATATCCGTCGACACATTCTTTCTGAGCCCCAAAGCACATGGCACCCTGCAGGCGCAAATCCAGCAGATGATAGCCGAGGGCATCTTATCCGGCCGTTTCCATGTCGGAGAAAAACTGCCCTCGTCGCGCAAGCTGGCGATGCATCTTGGCATCAGCCGGATTACCGTAACGCTGGCCTATACCGAGTTGCTGGCCAACGATTACCTGACCTCGCGTGGGCGATCGGGTTATTATGTGTCGGAAAACGCACCAGTACCACCCAGCTATACTCCGCCAGAGAAATCTGATGAAACCGTGGACTGGTCAAAGGCAATGGCGCGTCAGTTCACCGGCGGCGACACCCCGCGCAAACCGCAGGACTGGCGCGACTACAAATACCCGTTCATCTACGGCCAGGCCGACCCCTCGTTGTTTGATCACGCAAACTGGCGCCTTTGTGCCTTGCGGGCGCTGGGGCAAAAGGATTTTGCGGCCCTGACAACCGATTATTTCGACCAAGACGACCCGTTGTTGATCGAATATATCGCCCGCCACACCCTGCCCCGACGCGGCATCACGGCCCGGCCCGAAGAGATCCTGATTACGCTAGGGGCACAGAACGCCCTATGGTTGGTTTCGCAAATTCTGCTGAGCCAGCAGCGAAAAGCGGCGATAGAGGATCCTTGCTATTATACCTTACGGGATCAGTTGGTTCACAGCCGATGTCAGATTGATGCCATTGCGGTAGACCGAGATGGATTGCCTCCGGAACACATCACCGATGACACTGACGTCATATTCACCACCCCCAGCCACCAAAGCCCAACCACCGCGACCATGCCGATGGAACGCCGCCGGGCCTTGCTGGACCGGGCCCGTGACATCGATGCCGTGATCGTCGAGGACGACTATGAATTTGAGATGTCGTTCCTGTCGGCCCCCTCGCCTGCGCTAAAGTCGTTGGATCGTGACGGCCGGGTGGTCTACGTTGGCAGCTTCTCAAAATCGCTGTTTCCGGGATTACGACTGGGATATCTGGTAGGGTCTGAGCCCTTTATCCGGCAGGCCCGTGCCCTGCGCGCCAATGTTCTTCGCCACCCGCCCGGGCATATTCAACGCACAGTGGCCTACTTCCTTTCACTGGGTCACTACGACGCCCAAATACGGCGCACCGCAAAAAAGTTGCACCAACGCCGCACTGTGATGGAAGAAGCCATTACCGAACATGGTCTGACCATTGCCGGACGGGGTGTTTACGGCGGTTCCTCGATCTGGATGCAGGCTGACCCCTCGGTGGACATGGCAACTGTCGCGCGCAGCCTGATGCCGCAGAGCGTTTTGGTCGAGCCCGGCGCACCCTTTTTTGCCGAAAAAAACCGTCAGCATAATTATTATCGCCTGGGATATTCGTCAATTGCACAGAACCGCATTGAACCGGGTTTGGCACTGCTGGCCAAGGCATTACTGCCCACCTGA
- the xsc gene encoding sulfoacetaldehyde acetyltransferase has product MKMTTEEAFVKTLQMHGIEHAFGIIGSAMMPISDIFEPAGITFWDCAHEGSGGMMADGYTRATGKMSMMIAQNGPGITNFVTAVKTAYWNHTPLLLVTPQAANKTMGQGGFQEMEQMNAFADCVCYQEEVRDPTRMAEVLSRVIMQAKRHSAPAQINVPRDYFTQVVDIDLPAIVDFERPAGGAEALEQAAELLSSAKFPVILNGAGVVIGGAIPASIALAERLDAPVCCGYQHNDAFPGSHPLHAGPLGYNGSKAAMELISKADVVLALGTRLNPFSTLPGYGIDYWPTEAKIIQVDINPDRIGLTKKVTVGIIGDAKSVADTILSKLADTAGDEGRTARKDLIATTKSAWAQELSSMDSEQDDPGTTWNQRARAAKPDWLSPRRAWRAIQAALPENAIISSDIGNNCAIGNAYPSFEEGRKYLAPGLFGPCGYGLPAVVGAKIGRPDVPVVGFSGDGAFGIAVTELTAIGREEWPGVTQVVFRNYQWGAEKRNSTLWFDDNFVGTELDTKVSYAGIANACGLKGVVARTMDELTDALRQACEDQKQGITTLIEAMINQELGEPFRRDAMKNPVEVAGISAADMRPQKGA; this is encoded by the coding sequence ATGAAAATGACCACCGAAGAAGCCTTTGTAAAAACACTGCAAATGCACGGTATTGAGCATGCTTTTGGCATCATCGGATCAGCCATGATGCCGATCTCCGATATCTTTGAGCCTGCTGGCATCACGTTCTGGGACTGTGCCCACGAAGGGTCCGGCGGCATGATGGCCGACGGTTACACCCGTGCCACCGGAAAAATGTCGATGATGATCGCGCAAAACGGCCCCGGCATCACCAACTTTGTCACTGCTGTAAAAACAGCCTACTGGAACCACACCCCGCTGCTGCTGGTTACTCCGCAGGCTGCGAACAAGACCATGGGTCAGGGCGGTTTCCAGGAAATGGAACAGATGAACGCCTTTGCTGATTGCGTCTGCTATCAGGAAGAAGTGCGCGACCCGACCCGTATGGCCGAAGTTCTGAGCCGCGTCATCATGCAGGCCAAGCGTCACAGCGCCCCGGCCCAGATCAACGTACCACGTGACTATTTCACCCAAGTGGTTGACATCGACCTGCCTGCTATCGTCGATTTTGAGCGCCCCGCAGGCGGAGCAGAAGCACTGGAACAGGCCGCTGAGCTGCTGTCGAGTGCCAAATTCCCCGTCATTCTGAACGGCGCTGGCGTTGTCATCGGTGGCGCAATCCCGGCTTCTATCGCTTTGGCTGAACGTCTGGACGCCCCGGTTTGCTGTGGCTACCAACACAACGACGCCTTCCCCGGTTCGCACCCGCTGCACGCAGGTCCTTTGGGTTATAACGGCTCCAAGGCCGCAATGGAGCTGATCTCGAAAGCTGACGTTGTACTGGCTTTGGGCACCCGCCTGAACCCGTTCTCGACCCTGCCCGGCTATGGCATCGATTACTGGCCGACAGAGGCGAAAATCATCCAGGTCGACATCAACCCTGACCGTATTGGCCTGACCAAGAAAGTCACCGTTGGTATCATTGGCGATGCAAAATCCGTGGCTGACACCATCCTCTCTAAACTGGCTGACACCGCCGGAGACGAAGGCCGCACCGCGCGCAAGGATCTGATTGCCACCACCAAATCGGCATGGGCCCAAGAACTGTCATCGATGGACAGCGAGCAGGACGATCCTGGTACCACCTGGAACCAGCGCGCCCGCGCCGCTAAGCCAGACTGGCTGAGCCCACGCCGCGCCTGGCGTGCCATTCAGGCCGCTCTGCCTGAAAATGCGATCATCTCGTCTGACATCGGCAACAACTGTGCCATCGGTAACGCCTATCCTTCATTCGAAGAAGGCCGTAAGTACTTGGCACCAGGCCTGTTCGGCCCCTGTGGCTATGGTCTGCCAGCGGTTGTTGGTGCGAAAATCGGTCGCCCTGACGTTCCGGTTGTTGGTTTTTCGGGTGACGGCGCATTTGGTATCGCCGTGACCGAGCTGACCGCCATTGGTCGCGAAGAATGGCCGGGTGTAACCCAGGTTGTGTTCCGCAACTACCAGTGGGGTGCTGAAAAGCGCAACTCGACCCTGTGGTTCGACGACAACTTTGTCGGCACCGAGCTGGACACCAAAGTGTCTTATGCCGGTATCGCCAATGCCTGTGGTCTGAAAGGCGTTGTAGCGCGCACCATGGACGAGCTGACCGACGCACTGCGTCAGGCCTGTGAAGATCAGAAACAGGGTATCACCACCCTGATCGAAGCAATGATCAACCAGGAACTGGGCGAACCATTCCGCCGTGACGCGATGAAGAACCCAGTTGAAGTTGCTGGGATCAGCGCCGCCGACATGCGCCCTCAGAAAGGCGCCTAA
- a CDS encoding acetate/propionate family kinase, which produces MTGDKDQSLGNQQLILVLNAGSSSIKFAVFDKALSEVLSGMAEGIGGASRLKVGATEIETPFIDHRSALSAILKLLPKHGIALTDLRAAGHRVVHGGSKLTAPVRVTPEVRAEISSCTPLAPLHNPHNLAAIDTLAELTPDLPQFASFDTSFHASNPEVATRYAIPKMIETKGIRRYGFHGLSYSSLVRRLPEISGEKLPSRLLAFHLGNGASLCAIKNGRSVATTMGYSPLDGLTMGTRSGGIDANAVLRLVEDNGLERTKAILNHESGLLGLSGGKSDMRNLMLDPSADSAFAIEHFCYWSLRHAGSLIAAMEGVDAIAFTGGIGENAVGVRARILRGLEWIGVRMDVDANHARKAQLHAASSKVHIWMVPAEEERMIAIDAAALLEAV; this is translated from the coding sequence GTGACTGGGGACAAGGATCAAAGCCTGGGCAACCAACAGCTGATCCTTGTCCTCAACGCGGGGTCATCCTCGATTAAATTTGCCGTATTCGACAAAGCCTTGTCCGAGGTGCTGTCGGGTATGGCCGAAGGTATTGGTGGCGCCTCACGACTTAAGGTCGGCGCCACCGAGATTGAAACACCCTTCATCGATCATCGCTCGGCGCTATCGGCCATTCTGAAACTGCTGCCCAAACATGGCATTGCCCTGACCGACCTGCGCGCCGCAGGGCACCGGGTGGTGCATGGTGGCAGCAAGCTGACCGCGCCTGTGCGGGTAACGCCTGAGGTCCGCGCCGAAATCTCCAGTTGCACGCCACTGGCACCGCTGCACAACCCTCATAATCTGGCGGCTATCGATACGCTGGCCGAACTCACGCCGGACCTGCCGCAGTTCGCCAGCTTTGACACCTCGTTCCACGCCAGTAACCCCGAGGTCGCAACCCGCTATGCGATCCCCAAGATGATCGAGACCAAGGGCATTCGGCGCTACGGGTTTCACGGGCTGTCCTATTCATCGCTGGTGCGCCGCCTGCCCGAGATCTCGGGCGAGAAGCTGCCCTCGCGCCTGCTGGCGTTTCACCTGGGCAACGGTGCTTCGCTTTGTGCTATCAAGAACGGGCGGTCGGTTGCCACCACTATGGGCTATTCGCCACTGGATGGGCTGACCATGGGCACGCGTTCAGGTGGGATCGACGCCAATGCGGTGCTGCGTCTGGTTGAAGACAACGGGTTAGAGCGCACAAAAGCGATCCTGAACCACGAAAGCGGATTGCTGGGGCTGTCGGGTGGTAAATCGGACATGCGCAACCTGATGCTGGACCCCAGCGCCGACAGCGCCTTTGCCATCGAACACTTCTGCTACTGGTCGCTGCGCCACGCCGGATCGCTGATTGCCGCAATGGAGGGGGTGGATGCCATCGCCTTTACTGGCGGCATTGGAGAGAACGCGGTGGGCGTGCGTGCGCGCATTCTGCGCGGTCTGGAATGGATTGGGGTGCGAATGGATGTGGATGCCAACCACGCCCGCAAGGCCCAGCTGCACGCCGCCAGCTCCAAGGTGCACATCTGGATGGTCCCGGCCGAAGAGGAACGGATGATCGCCATCGACGCGGCCGCGTTGCTGGAGGCGGTATGA
- a CDS encoding phosphate acyltransferase — MSVLENAYAVAKSRSARVVFPEMEDPRVAEAAVRLKAEGLCDPLPLSAPSEAHVAALVEARGLKESIAKRMISKPLYRAAAMVATGEADAMVAGADVPTRRVIEAASIGIGLSSGVSIPSSFFLMVFPDGREMVFADCAVNVAPDAAQLADIARASATSAESLLGVARVAMLSFSTGTSGDGDSVTRVREAAEQAGFAGPVQADAALNSVVAGKKGITPLDANVLIFPSLDAGNIAYKLCQELGGAQALGPFLQGFARPVCDLSRGASVEDIVAAAVLTAAQA, encoded by the coding sequence ATGTCTGTACTTGAAAATGCATATGCAGTCGCAAAATCGCGGTCTGCTCGGGTGGTGTTTCCGGAAATGGAAGACCCCCGCGTGGCAGAGGCCGCAGTCCGGTTGAAAGCCGAAGGCCTGTGTGACCCCTTGCCACTGTCTGCCCCGTCCGAGGCCCATGTTGCGGCTTTGGTCGAAGCGCGCGGGCTAAAGGAATCGATCGCAAAACGTATGATTTCCAAGCCCTTATACCGGGCTGCTGCTATGGTCGCGACAGGTGAGGCCGATGCGATGGTGGCGGGGGCCGATGTGCCGACACGCCGGGTGATCGAGGCGGCAAGTATTGGCATCGGACTGTCTTCGGGGGTGTCGATACCGTCGTCGTTTTTCCTGATGGTATTCCCGGATGGCCGCGAGATGGTATTTGCCGATTGCGCTGTAAATGTGGCCCCTGATGCAGCGCAACTTGCGGATATCGCGCGGGCCTCGGCCACCTCGGCCGAATCGCTTTTGGGGGTTGCGCGGGTGGCGATGTTGTCGTTTTCCACCGGCACCTCAGGAGATGGCGACAGCGTGACGCGGGTGCGTGAGGCCGCAGAGCAGGCCGGGTTCGCCGGACCGGTCCAGGCCGACGCAGCCCTGAACAGCGTGGTCGCAGGCAAGAAAGGGATCACGCCCTTGGACGCTAATGTGCTGATCTTTCCCTCACTGGATGCGGGTAATATTGCATATAAGCTGTGCCAGGAACTGGGTGGCGCACAGGCGCTGGGCCCCTTCCTGCAGGGGTTTGCACGCCCTGTTTGCGACCTAAGCCGTGGCGCCTCGGTCGAGGATATCGTAGCCGCCGCCGTGTTGACGGCAGCGCAGGCCTGA
- a CDS encoding citrate synthase: protein MSENVKINRGLKGVYFERSGVSDIDGSKGELSYRGYSIHDLATKSTFEEVCYLLIHGELPTAAELAGFDAQLKSARSLPAAIYDIISACKDGHPMDVLRTAVSALAAMEPDSQTVGEEAFVANGIRLTSQVPMIIAAHEAIRNGRTPVAADPALSHAANWLWMLKGTKPSAEAARLADVDFILHAEHGANASSFAARVCIGTEANLHGGIVTALSTLAGPAHGGAAEDVMKMVQEIGTPENAAAYVKEKRGNREAVTGFGHRVYRKEDPRARHMREGVRQLGEEMGAPEWYAILQGVVDAMKPYARHGLNVNVDFYSGVIYQLHGIPMDLYVPIFAIGRMPGWIIQCIEQQRGNILIRPLTLYNGPEPRDYTALGDR from the coding sequence ATGAGCGAAAACGTCAAGATCAACCGTGGTCTCAAAGGAGTTTACTTTGAGCGGTCCGGTGTCAGTGACATCGACGGCAGCAAAGGCGAGCTGAGCTATCGTGGCTATTCGATCCATGATCTGGCCACGAAATCCACATTCGAAGAAGTCTGTTATCTGCTGATCCACGGAGAGCTTCCAACCGCCGCCGAACTGGCCGGGTTTGATGCCCAGTTGAAATCAGCGCGTAGCCTGCCAGCTGCGATCTATGACATCATATCCGCCTGCAAAGATGGCCACCCGATGGACGTGCTGCGCACCGCTGTTTCAGCACTGGCCGCGATGGAGCCAGACAGTCAGACCGTCGGTGAGGAGGCCTTTGTTGCCAATGGTATCCGCCTGACCAGCCAGGTGCCGATGATCATCGCCGCCCACGAGGCCATTCGCAACGGTCGCACCCCTGTGGCTGCCGATCCCGCACTCAGCCACGCCGCCAACTGGCTGTGGATGCTGAAAGGCACCAAACCCAGCGCCGAGGCCGCACGGCTGGCCGATGTTGATTTCATCCTGCACGCCGAACATGGGGCCAATGCCTCTAGCTTTGCCGCGCGGGTCTGTATCGGCACCGAGGCCAACCTGCACGGCGGCATCGTCACTGCGCTGTCGACCCTTGCCGGTCCGGCCCACGGGGGCGCCGCCGAAGATGTCATGAAGATGGTGCAAGAGATCGGCACTCCGGAAAACGCCGCCGCCTATGTCAAAGAGAAGCGCGGCAACCGCGAAGCCGTCACTGGTTTTGGTCACCGCGTCTATCGCAAAGAAGATCCCCGCGCACGCCACATGCGCGAAGGTGTCCGCCAGCTGGGCGAAGAAATGGGCGCTCCGGAATGGTACGCGATCCTTCAGGGTGTTGTTGACGCGATGAAACCCTATGCGCGCCATGGTCTGAATGTGAACGTCGATTTCTATTCTGGGGTGATTTACCAACTTCACGGCATTCCGATGGACCTCTACGTGCCGATCTTTGCCATCGGCCGCATGCCCGGCTGGATCATCCAGTGCATCGAGCAGCAGCGCGGCAATATCCTGATCCGCCCGCTGACCTTGTACAACGGCCCAGAGCCGCGGGATTACACAGCCCTTGGGGACAGATGA